The following proteins come from a genomic window of Solwaraspora sp. WMMA2065:
- a CDS encoding ATP-binding cassette domain-containing protein: MSESGIRIRDLRKKYQKVEVLKGVDLDVRRGTMLALLGPNGAGKTTVVKVLSTLSRPTSGEVLVNGYDVVKQRNGVRSSIGLVSQFVSLDWMHTGRENLIMMGRLHRLSTANATLRAQQLLEQFDLVDAADNRVKTYSGGMKRRLDLAASLIVPPSVLFLDEPTTGLDPRSRATMWEAIKQLLAGGITILLTTQYLEEADQLADRIAVIDDGRIIAEGTAAELKQGVGKERVELVLASIDDYARAVELIDGEGIQRDEVTRSISIFIDGAAHVKRLLDLLEQHGLEIDSLSLTKPTLDDVFFALTHREDATTTDHAGAMQ, translated from the coding sequence ATGAGCGAGTCAGGAATCCGGATACGTGATCTCCGGAAGAAGTACCAGAAGGTCGAGGTGCTCAAGGGGGTCGACCTCGACGTGCGGCGGGGCACCATGCTCGCGCTGCTCGGCCCGAACGGGGCAGGCAAGACCACCGTCGTCAAGGTGCTGAGCACGCTCAGCCGGCCCACCAGCGGTGAGGTCCTCGTCAACGGCTACGACGTGGTCAAGCAGCGCAACGGCGTACGCAGCTCCATCGGCCTGGTCAGCCAGTTCGTGTCACTGGACTGGATGCACACCGGGCGGGAAAACCTGATCATGATGGGCCGCCTGCACCGGCTGAGCACGGCCAACGCGACGCTCCGCGCCCAGCAGTTGCTGGAGCAGTTCGACCTGGTCGACGCCGCGGACAACCGGGTGAAGACCTACTCCGGCGGGATGAAGCGGCGGCTCGACCTGGCGGCGAGTCTGATCGTCCCGCCGTCGGTGCTGTTCCTCGACGAGCCCACCACCGGCCTCGACCCGCGCAGCCGGGCGACGATGTGGGAGGCGATCAAGCAACTGCTCGCCGGCGGCATCACCATTCTCCTCACCACGCAGTACCTCGAGGAGGCCGACCAGTTGGCGGACCGGATCGCGGTCATCGACGACGGGCGGATCATCGCCGAGGGCACCGCGGCCGAGCTCAAGCAGGGAGTCGGCAAGGAACGGGTGGAACTCGTCCTGGCGAGCATCGACGACTACGCCCGGGCCGTGGAACTGATCGACGGCGAGGGCATCCAGCGCGACGAGGTGACCCGGAGCATCAGCATCTTCATCGACGGTGCCGCGCACGTCAAGCGGTTGCTCGACCTGCTGGAGCAGCACGGTTTGGAGATCGACTCGTTGTCGCTGACCAAGCCGACCCTCGACGACGTGTTCTTCGCGCTCACCCACCGCGAGGACGCCACCACCACCGACCACGCAGGAGCGATGCAGTGA
- a CDS encoding activator-dependent family glycosyltransferase: MRVLFTVFAAKPHFYNLVPLAWSLQAAGHEVRIASQPDLAEIIAATGLTAVPVGSELDMVTAFQGGTDDGSGGAPWQRLTGLSELDPVKLTWNYVLGVFTVGCSMEYEYLAGQAVTDDLVEFARGWQPDLVVWDALTFAGAIAARASGAAHARILFGQDYVFRMYADYRAMLDRQPPECRDDPVSDWLAGRLARYGCSYEQHQDLELMTGQWTIDPTPAWMRLPLDLPYLPMRYVPFNGPTSVPGWVLAPPARPRVCLSLGVSGRELFGGDQLSRGDLTTVSDLLDALADFDVEVVATLNAEQLASVDRLPDNVRVVDFVPLNELLPSCSAVIHHGGFGTTGNVLAHGVPGIVIPAPWWDAARLAQHLQGRGAGFLLDHDELSRAALRDRLARLLTDPQIADHAAQVRAELLDTPSPHELVPQLERLAARHRAADPQPVGSR; encoded by the coding sequence ATGCGCGTACTGTTCACGGTGTTCGCCGCCAAACCACACTTTTACAATCTGGTCCCGTTGGCCTGGTCGCTGCAAGCGGCCGGGCACGAGGTTCGGATCGCGAGTCAACCGGACCTCGCGGAGATCATCGCCGCGACCGGCCTCACCGCGGTCCCGGTCGGCAGCGAACTCGACATGGTCACAGCCTTCCAGGGCGGTACGGACGACGGCTCCGGCGGCGCACCGTGGCAGCGCCTGACCGGGCTCAGCGAGCTCGACCCGGTCAAGCTCACCTGGAACTACGTCCTCGGCGTGTTCACCGTCGGCTGCTCCATGGAGTACGAGTACCTGGCCGGCCAGGCCGTGACGGACGACCTGGTCGAGTTCGCCCGTGGCTGGCAGCCCGACCTGGTTGTCTGGGACGCGCTGACCTTCGCCGGGGCGATCGCCGCCCGCGCCAGCGGGGCCGCCCACGCCCGCATCCTCTTCGGGCAGGACTACGTGTTCCGGATGTACGCCGACTACCGCGCGATGCTCGACCGGCAGCCACCGGAGTGCCGGGACGACCCGGTCTCCGACTGGCTGGCCGGACGCCTGGCCCGCTACGGCTGCTCCTACGAGCAGCACCAGGACCTGGAGCTGATGACCGGCCAGTGGACGATCGACCCCACCCCGGCCTGGATGCGGCTCCCCCTCGACCTGCCGTACCTGCCCATGCGCTACGTGCCGTTCAACGGTCCGACCAGCGTGCCCGGGTGGGTGCTCGCTCCCCCGGCACGCCCCCGCGTCTGCCTGTCACTCGGGGTGTCCGGCAGGGAACTGTTCGGTGGCGACCAGCTGTCCCGCGGCGACCTCACCACCGTGTCCGACCTGCTGGACGCGCTCGCTGACTTCGACGTCGAGGTGGTGGCGACGCTCAACGCCGAACAACTCGCCTCGGTGGACCGGCTACCGGACAACGTCCGGGTGGTGGACTTCGTCCCGCTCAACGAGTTGCTGCCCAGCTGCTCGGCGGTGATCCACCACGGCGGGTTCGGCACCACCGGCAACGTGCTGGCGCACGGCGTACCCGGGATCGTGATCCCGGCGCCCTGGTGGGACGCCGCCCGGCTGGCCCAGCACCTGCAGGGGCGCGGCGCCGGATTCCTGCTGGACCACGACGAACTGTCCCGGGCCGCGCTGCGCGACCGGCTCGCCCGCCTGCTCACCGATCCGCAGATCGCCGACCACGCCGCCCAGGTCCGCGCCGAGCTTCTGGACACGCCGAGCCCGCACGAGCTGG
- a CDS encoding class I SAM-dependent methyltransferase → MSPCRVCSHPIREFFDFERQPLSSAFPRPGELDQEYFFRLAVGMCESCTLVQLIDAVPPERAHHQGYPYHSAASSVMCKHFEQTARRFLETELTGADPFVVEIGANDGVMLRTCGDAGVRHLAVEPSGAAGVRAHRAFFDVDSATRIRDTDGTADVVYAANTICGVTDLRPVFEGLGLLLAPDGVFVFEDPYLGEIIDRTSFDQIYDEHVFFFTVRAVGALATRYGFELVDIERLPVHGGQIRYTIARPGRRAPSPAVADALRTEQARGLAELATLERFAARVQRIRDDLVALLHELRAGGARIVGYGATAKSSTMANYCGIGPDLIPFVCDTTPAKQGRLTPGSHIPVRPVEAFADPYPDFALLFAWNHAEEIMAKERAFREAGGQWILYVPQVHIV, encoded by the coding sequence ATGTCACCTTGTCGGGTCTGCAGCCATCCCATCCGGGAGTTCTTCGATTTCGAGCGGCAGCCGCTGTCGTCGGCCTTTCCCCGACCGGGCGAGCTCGACCAGGAGTACTTCTTCCGCCTCGCGGTCGGCATGTGCGAATCGTGCACACTGGTGCAGCTCATCGACGCGGTACCGCCGGAGCGCGCCCATCACCAGGGCTACCCGTACCATTCGGCGGCATCGTCGGTGATGTGCAAGCACTTCGAGCAGACCGCCCGCCGGTTCCTGGAGACCGAGCTGACCGGCGCGGACCCGTTCGTCGTGGAGATCGGCGCAAACGACGGGGTGATGCTGCGGACCTGTGGGGACGCCGGCGTACGGCATCTCGCGGTCGAGCCGTCGGGAGCGGCCGGCGTACGGGCACACCGGGCGTTCTTCGACGTGGACTCCGCGACACGGATCCGCGACACCGACGGAACCGCCGACGTGGTGTACGCGGCCAACACCATCTGCGGGGTCACCGACCTGCGACCGGTCTTCGAAGGGTTGGGCCTGCTGCTCGCCCCGGACGGGGTCTTCGTCTTCGAGGACCCGTACCTCGGGGAGATCATCGATCGGACCAGCTTCGACCAGATCTACGACGAACACGTCTTCTTCTTCACTGTCCGGGCGGTCGGCGCGCTCGCCACCCGGTACGGGTTCGAGCTGGTCGACATCGAGCGGCTGCCGGTGCACGGCGGACAGATCCGGTACACAATCGCCCGACCGGGCCGACGTGCGCCGTCGCCGGCTGTCGCCGACGCGCTGCGCACGGAGCAGGCCCGCGGCCTAGCCGAGTTGGCCACCCTGGAGCGGTTCGCGGCCCGCGTGCAACGTATCCGCGACGACCTGGTCGCGCTGCTGCACGAGTTGCGCGCCGGCGGGGCGCGGATCGTCGGGTACGGAGCCACCGCCAAGAGCTCCACGATGGCGAACTACTGCGGGATCGGGCCGGATCTGATCCCGTTCGTCTGTGACACGACCCCGGCCAAGCAGGGCAGGTTGACACCCGGCTCGCACATCCCGGTCCGTCCGGTGGAGGCCTTCGCCGACCCGTACCCGGACTTCGCGCTGCTGTTCGCCTGGAACCACGCCGAGGAGATCATGGCGAAGGAGAGGGCCTTCCGCGAGGCCGGCGGCCAGTGGATTCTGTACGTGCCACAGGTGCACATCGTCTAG
- a CDS encoding NDP-hexose 2,3-dehydratase family protein, giving the protein MTVPRTYPVDLRGRDNPATPAQIAESVLSRVSPFGQLEGFFSWFSALREHSYTDVERIPLDEMQGWNTDPDSGDIGHRSGKFYTIRGLDIQVPDGPVPQWSQPIIHQPEVGILGILVKKFGGVLHCLMQAKVEPGNCNGLQLSPTVQATRSNYTGVHQGRSVPYLDYFREPARHHILADVRQSEQGSWFYHKRNRNMVIEVTEDVELLPGFCWLTLGQVHELLAVDDVINMDARTVLACLPFSGNGLLTAFPDTADNFRASLVRSCSVEHGSRHTTSEILNWLTDVRTRAEVWTTDVPLRGLPGWSRQDGLISHESRRFFEVIGVHVRARGREVDQWSQPMIRPCEEGIAAFLVARIDGVLHALVRAMVQPGYKDVAELAPTVQCAPGNYRDLPVAARPRFLDVVLDAHPDQVRYDVTLSEEGGRFYHARNRYLVVEVPADPQFDEPNFRWMPLHQLVDLLQHSHYVNVEARSLIACLHSLSGG; this is encoded by the coding sequence ATGACCGTCCCCCGAACGTATCCTGTCGACCTGCGCGGTCGGGACAACCCCGCGACACCCGCGCAGATCGCCGAGTCGGTGCTTTCCAGAGTCAGCCCGTTCGGCCAGCTGGAAGGCTTCTTCAGCTGGTTCTCGGCGCTGCGGGAGCACTCCTACACCGACGTCGAACGGATACCCCTGGACGAGATGCAGGGCTGGAACACCGATCCGGACAGCGGTGACATCGGCCACCGCAGTGGCAAGTTCTACACCATCCGCGGGCTGGACATCCAGGTCCCGGACGGGCCCGTGCCACAGTGGAGCCAGCCGATCATCCACCAGCCGGAGGTCGGCATTCTCGGCATCCTGGTCAAGAAGTTCGGGGGGGTGCTGCACTGCCTGATGCAGGCGAAGGTGGAGCCGGGCAACTGCAACGGGCTGCAGCTCTCCCCCACCGTCCAGGCGACCCGGAGCAACTACACCGGCGTCCACCAGGGCCGGTCCGTGCCCTACCTGGACTACTTCCGCGAACCGGCACGGCACCACATCCTGGCTGACGTACGGCAGTCCGAGCAGGGCTCCTGGTTCTACCACAAGCGCAACCGCAACATGGTCATCGAGGTGACCGAGGACGTCGAGCTGCTTCCCGGGTTCTGCTGGCTGACCCTGGGGCAGGTCCACGAACTGCTCGCCGTCGACGACGTCATCAACATGGACGCCCGCACGGTGCTGGCCTGTCTGCCGTTCTCCGGCAACGGCCTGCTGACCGCCTTCCCGGACACGGCCGACAACTTCCGCGCGTCGCTGGTCCGCTCGTGCAGTGTCGAACACGGCAGCCGGCACACCACCAGCGAGATCCTCAACTGGCTGACCGATGTCCGGACCAGGGCCGAGGTGTGGACCACCGACGTACCACTGCGCGGGCTGCCGGGCTGGTCCCGCCAGGATGGCCTGATCAGCCACGAGAGCCGACGCTTCTTCGAGGTCATCGGAGTGCACGTCCGCGCCAGGGGGCGGGAGGTGGACCAGTGGAGCCAGCCGATGATCAGGCCGTGTGAGGAGGGGATCGCCGCGTTCCTGGTCGCCCGCATCGACGGGGTGCTGCACGCCCTGGTCAGGGCGATGGTCCAGCCCGGCTACAAGGACGTGGCCGAGTTGGCGCCAACGGTGCAGTGCGCCCCCGGCAACTACCGGGACCTCCCGGTGGCCGCCCGGCCACGGTTCCTCGACGTCGTGCTCGACGCCCACCCGGACCAGGTGCGCTACGACGTCACGCTCTCCGAGGAGGGCGGCCGGTTCTACCACGCCCGCAACCGCTACCTGGTGGTGGAGGTGCCGGCCGACCCGCAGTTCGACGAACCCAACTTCCGGTGGATGCCACTGCACCAGCTCGTCGACCTGCTACAACACAGCCACTACGTCAACGTCGAGGCACGCAGTCTGATCGCTTGTCTGCACAGCCTGTCCGGCGGATGA
- a CDS encoding ABC transporter permease — MTTVPATEGVVLPEKRSKLYWAVSDTRVLIGRHVHHLTRSPDQIFTAIMLPAVMLLMFRFMFGGAIDVGATTYINYLVPGILVIAVTMISVSTTLAVQSDMQEGVVDRFRAIAMLDSAVLTGHIVAAVIRGMIALVVMVGLGLLVGFRPSASVIEWLLAAAMLLLFAFSLAWVSAVLGLVAKSVDGASGLGLILMFSPYASTAFVQAETLPDGLRAFVEHQPVTLVVDTVRQLLLGRPVGDTGWQAVLWWVAILCVAAPLATRIYRKRFA; from the coding sequence GTGACGACCGTACCGGCCACCGAAGGCGTGGTCCTGCCGGAGAAGCGATCCAAGCTGTACTGGGCGGTCAGCGACACCCGCGTCCTGATCGGACGGCACGTGCACCACCTGACGCGCAGCCCGGACCAGATCTTCACCGCGATCATGTTGCCGGCGGTGATGCTGTTGATGTTCCGCTTCATGTTCGGCGGAGCCATCGACGTCGGCGCCACCACCTACATCAACTACCTGGTGCCGGGCATCCTCGTCATCGCCGTGACGATGATCTCCGTCTCCACGACGTTGGCCGTACAGTCCGACATGCAGGAAGGCGTGGTCGACCGGTTCCGGGCGATCGCGATGCTGGACTCAGCGGTCCTGACCGGGCACATCGTGGCCGCTGTCATCCGGGGCATGATCGCCCTGGTGGTCATGGTCGGTCTCGGCCTGCTGGTCGGCTTCCGGCCGTCCGCGTCGGTCATCGAGTGGCTGCTGGCGGCGGCCATGCTGCTGCTGTTCGCCTTCTCGTTGGCGTGGGTGTCGGCGGTGCTGGGACTGGTCGCCAAGAGCGTCGACGGTGCCAGCGGACTCGGCCTCATCCTGATGTTCAGCCCGTACGCCAGCACGGCGTTCGTACAGGCCGAGACGCTGCCGGACGGGCTGCGCGCCTTCGTCGAACACCAGCCGGTGACGTTGGTCGTGGACACCGTACGCCAGCTGCTGCTGGGCCGCCCGGTCGGGGACACCGGCTGGCAGGCGGTCCTCTGGTGGGTGGCCATCCTCTGCGTGGCGGCGCCCCTGGCCACCCGGATCTACCGTAAGCGTTTCGCCTGA
- a CDS encoding TetR/AcrR family transcriptional regulator, translating into MASGQNRGGAAAPSFEFLWRDTRAPRSGPGPKPALSVDKIVLTAIEIADEEGLDAVSMQQVAKRLDFTAMSLYRYVPSKSHLVDAMTDVASGDPPDLDAVAGGWQAKVETWVKAIWGRYQHHPWMLQVRVSYPIGPNQLAWFESLLGAIADSGLGYDEMVSVSLFLSGATQGMARISLDMAPAGAEPTGGGLGYEQALATVVDAERFPTLARLLAAGTFATPAAPTGPDSDVIPNLEFGLRQLLEGIHVYVTRRTQLGADRG; encoded by the coding sequence ATGGCATCTGGGCAGAACAGAGGCGGCGCGGCCGCCCCCTCCTTCGAGTTTCTCTGGCGCGACACGCGGGCCCCCCGGTCCGGCCCCGGCCCCAAGCCGGCGCTGAGTGTCGACAAGATCGTGCTGACCGCGATCGAGATCGCCGACGAGGAAGGGCTCGACGCGGTCTCGATGCAGCAGGTCGCCAAGCGGCTGGACTTCACCGCGATGTCGCTGTACCGCTACGTACCCAGCAAGTCCCACCTGGTCGACGCGATGACCGACGTCGCCTCCGGTGATCCGCCGGACCTCGACGCGGTGGCGGGCGGTTGGCAGGCGAAGGTCGAGACCTGGGTCAAGGCCATCTGGGGCCGGTACCAGCATCATCCGTGGATGCTGCAGGTCCGGGTCAGCTACCCGATCGGGCCCAACCAGCTGGCCTGGTTCGAGAGCCTGCTCGGCGCGATCGCCGACAGCGGACTCGGCTACGACGAGATGGTCTCGGTCAGTCTGTTCCTCAGCGGCGCCACCCAGGGTATGGCCCGGATCTCCCTCGACATGGCCCCGGCCGGCGCCGAGCCCACCGGCGGTGGGCTCGGCTACGAACAAGCCCTGGCGACGGTCGTCGACGCCGAGCGGTTCCCGACCCTCGCCCGCCTGCTCGCCGCCGGGACGTTCGCCACCCCGGCCGCACCCACCGGCCCGGACAGCGACGTCATTCCCAACCTCGAGTTCGGTCTCCGACAACTCCTGGAAGGCATCCACGTCTACGTGACCCGACGCACGCAGCTAGGGGCAGATAGGGGTTAA
- a CDS encoding DegT/DnrJ/EryC1/StrS family aminotransferase → MSTLVWDYLAEYENEREDILDAVDQVFRSGKLVLGKSVLGFESEFAAYHGAAHCVGVDNGTNALKLGLQALGVGPGDEVITVSNTAAPTVVAIDGTGATPVFVDVRREDYLMNVDQVAAAITPRTKCLLPVHLYGQCVDMAPLEDLAARHGLAILEDCAQSHGARHHGRLAGSMGNAAAFSFYPTKVLGAYGDGGATITSDDEVMGNLRRLRYYGMRERYYVVQVPGHNSRLDEVQAEILRRKLGRLDDYIARRRAVARRYAEGLTDTDLVLPSLAQGNDHVYYVYVVRHPRRDQIIEALKAYDIHLNISYPWPVHTMTGFAHLGYQTGSLPVTEELAHQIFSLPMYASLSLDIQDKVIDALREVLRTL, encoded by the coding sequence ATGTCCACGTTGGTGTGGGACTACCTGGCGGAGTACGAGAACGAGCGCGAGGACATCCTCGACGCGGTCGACCAGGTGTTCCGATCGGGCAAACTCGTCCTCGGCAAGAGCGTGCTCGGTTTCGAATCGGAGTTCGCCGCTTATCACGGGGCGGCGCACTGCGTCGGGGTCGACAACGGCACCAATGCCCTCAAGCTCGGGTTGCAGGCGCTCGGCGTCGGTCCCGGCGACGAGGTGATCACGGTGTCCAACACGGCCGCCCCGACGGTGGTGGCGATCGACGGCACCGGGGCCACCCCGGTCTTCGTCGATGTCCGTCGCGAGGACTACCTGATGAACGTCGATCAGGTGGCCGCCGCCATCACGCCGCGGACCAAGTGTCTGCTGCCGGTCCACCTGTACGGCCAGTGTGTCGACATGGCGCCGCTGGAGGATCTGGCGGCCCGCCACGGGTTGGCGATCCTGGAGGACTGCGCCCAGTCGCACGGTGCCCGGCACCATGGCCGGCTCGCCGGCAGCATGGGCAACGCGGCGGCGTTCTCCTTCTACCCGACGAAGGTGCTCGGCGCGTACGGCGACGGTGGTGCCACGATCACCTCCGACGACGAGGTGATGGGCAACCTGCGGCGGCTGCGCTACTACGGCATGCGGGAGCGCTACTACGTCGTGCAGGTCCCCGGCCACAACAGTCGCCTCGACGAGGTGCAGGCCGAGATCCTGCGGCGCAAGCTGGGCCGTCTCGACGACTACATCGCCCGGCGGCGGGCGGTCGCCCGCCGGTACGCCGAAGGGCTCACCGACACCGATCTGGTGCTGCCGTCGTTGGCGCAGGGCAACGACCACGTCTACTACGTGTACGTGGTCCGGCATCCCCGGCGCGACCAGATAATCGAGGCGCTCAAGGCGTACGACATCCACCTCAACATCAGCTACCCGTGGCCGGTGCACACGATGACCGGCTTCGCCCACCTCGGCTACCAGACCGGCTCGTTGCCGGTCACCGAGGAACTGGCACACCAGATCTTCTCACTACCGATGTACGCCTCACTGTCCCTGGACATCCAGGACAAGGTGATCGACGCGCTGCGCGAGGTCCTGCGCACGCTCTGA